TGCTCTTTCCCGTGCTCGAGGAGCTCGCCCGCGCATGGGCCCGGCGCACGGGGGCTGCGCCCGATGAGGCGGAGCGCCGCATCCGCGAGCTCGCGTGGGCCGAGTTCCGGGCGCGGGCAGCCCGGGGTGACCCCGTGCGGGCCTACAACTGGCAGGCGATCGTCGAGGCGGTCGCCCTGTCGGTGGGAGAGCGCTTCGACGGGTCCCTCGGCGTGATGGTGAGGCCCCCTGAGAAGATCTCACCCGTTTCCACCACCGGCGCGTGGCTCGCGATCAGCACTCTGACGGCCGGCGCCTCGTGAGGTCGCACCCGCGCCAGGCCGACGCGGCCGAGGCGGCCGCGCTCTGGCCGGCGGTGCGGGCGGACCGAGTCTTTGAGTCCGCGGAGCACTTCGCCGCCTATCGCACCGCCGCCCCGTGGCGCGTGCGCGTCGCCGGTCGGGGTGAGGCTGCCGTGCTCGGTGTGTGGCGCGAGCACCTCGACGTTCTCGCGCTGCGCGGCTTGTGGTGCTCGCCGCCACACGTCGCCGCCTTCCTGGCGGACGCTCGCGAGGTGGCGCGCACGCTCGGCCTCGCGCGGGTGCTCTCGCCGCTGCTGCCGGTCGACCTACTCGGGCCCTACCGCCGGGAGGGAATGACGGTCTGCCAGCGTGTCACGGCCATTCAGGGCCGTCTGGGAGCCATCGCGCAGGTGCCCTGCCCGCCCGGTGTGGTCCTGCGGGCGGGCGTGAGCGGGGACGTGGCCGCAATCGAAGCACTCGACGCGAGGTGCTTCGACGACTTCTGGCGCTACGGGAACCGCGAACTCGACGAGCTGCTCTCCACCGAGCGGCTCGTGGTCGCGGAGCAGGGGAATGTCGGCGTCATCGGATATACTTTGGCGACCGCGAGCAGGGGGGCGGCCACGCTGGGAAGGCTCGCCGTGGCACCCGAGGCCCGTCGGCGCGGCGTTGCAGGCGCACTCGTCAACGACGTCGCATGCTGGGCAGACGCCGTGGGCGCTGAAACCCTGACGCTGTGCACGCAGGAGGAGAACGCGGCCTCAAGAGCGTTCTACGCTGCGATGGGCCTGAGCGAAGTACGAGACGTGTATGGGCTCGCAATCGGCGACGTCGGGAGGGACGGCAGATGAACAACCGGGTCACCATCCTCGACATCGTGCTGATCTTCGCCCTGGCGATGCTCTCGGTGATCACGATCTCGAGCCTGGCGGCCGACCACGTCTCGAGCTGGGTGCAGATCGCGGGACTGGGCGGCATCATCGCCGTTGCACTCTCGCTGGTCGTCGCCCGCTTCATGACGCGCCCCGATCACGTCCGGGCACTGCAGTCACACATGATCCTCGAGGTCGCCAACTCGGCGATCTCGTACTTGCGTGAAGGTCTGAACCCCGAAAGCGCTCAGGCGGTCTGCCGCATCGTGCTCGAGAAGACCGAGGCGGCCGCAGTCGCCATCACCGACGCCGACGACATTCTCGGCTTTGCGGGTGTGGGCGAGGACCACCATGAGGCCGGCGGGCCCATCATCACGCGGGCGACCCGCGAGTCTATCGAGAACAACGAGCCGCGCATCCTGGCAACGAAGGAGGAGATCGGCTGTCCACGCAAGGACTGCCGTCTCAACGCCGCTATCGTGGTCCCGCTCGAGATGCGCGGTCACCCTGTGGGCACGCTGAAGTTCTACTACACGACGCCGAGGCTGCTCAACGAGACTCAGATCGCGATGGCCGAGGGCCTCGCGCAGGTGCTGTCCACGCAACTCGAGCTCGCCGAGCTCGAGCATCAGACCGAACTTGCGACCCGTATGGAGCTCAAGGCGCTGCAGGCTCAGATCAATCCGCACTTCCTCTTCAACACGATCAACACGATCGCCGCGCTCATTCGCACGGACCCGATGCGGGCGCGTGAGCTGCTGCGTGAGTTCGCGTCGTTTTACCGCCGCACGCTTGAGCATGGCGACGACCTCATCCCGCTCGAGCTCGAGCTCGAGCAGACGCACCGGTATCTCACCTTCGAGATCGCCCGGTTCGGCGATCGTGTCGTGGTGGAGGAGCGGATCGACCCCGAGGTCCGCACCACGCTCGTGCCTGCGTTCATCGTGCAGCCGCTCGTGGAGAACGCGATCGCCCACGGGATGCGGCCGAGCGCGCCGCTCACCGTCTCTTTGACCTCGTCTACCTGCGCAGACGGCTCGGTGTGCATCTCGGTACGCGATGATGGAGTCGGCATACCGGCAAGCCGGGTGGCACACGTGCTCGAGGCCGGCTCCACCACGGGACTCGGCATTGCGCTGAAGAATGTTGACGATAGACTGAAGGGGCACTTCGGCCCCGGCTCCGGTGTCTCCGTTGAGAGCACCGAAGGTGTTGGGACGACGGTCACGCTCGTACTCGCCGGCGTGTCCGCCTACGGCTGACAGAGGAGCGGGGCATGCTCAAGGCACTTGTAGTCGACGATGAGGCACCGGCCCGATCCGAGCTGCGGTATCTGCTCGGCGAGGGTGGCGGCGTCGAGGTCGTCGGCGAGGCCAGCAACACCATAGAAGCGTTGCAGCTCATCAAGGCCATTCCCTACGACGTCATCTTCCTCGACATCGACATGCCGGGGCTCTCGGGCGTGCAGCTCGCCGAGGTCCTCGCCGGACTCGCGCGTCCACCTGCGATCATCTTCGTCACGGCGCACAGCGAGCATGCGGTCAAGGCGTTCGAGGTCAACGCGACCGACTACCTCGTCAAGCCCGTCGAGCTCGATCGCCTCAAGAGCGCGGTCTCCCGCCTGTCGCCCGCAGCAGAGGCCGCCCCCACGCGCGTCGAGCGCATCCCGGTGGAGAAGGCCGGCAAGAAGCTGCTCGTGAGCGTGGACGACATCCTCTACGTTATGGCCAAAGACGACTACAGCTATCTCTACACGGCCGCCGACCGGTACCTGTCGACGATCTCGCTCGCGCAGCTCGAAGCCAAGCTGGAGACCTCTGGCTTCTTCCGGATCCACCGTCGGTATCTGGTCAACCTCGCACGCGTGAAAGAAGTCGTTCCCATGTACGGCGGTACGCTTCTGCTCACGCTCACCGATGAGGCTGCGACCCAGATTCCGGTCTCGCGACGCCGCGTGCCCGCGCTCAAGAAGGCGCTCGGGCTCTAGCATGGCGGCGTCCGGCGGCTCCACCGACGGGGTCGTCCGCGTCGGTCTCGTCTCCGATACACACGGCGTCCTCGACCCACGCGTCAACACGGTCTTCGCCCGGGAGTGTCCGCTTGCGGCGATCGTGCACGCGGGCGACATCGGGAGCGACCCGGATCTGTACTGGGAGCTTGAGGCGATCGCACCGGTGACAGCGGTGCTCGGCAACTGCGACTGGGACCTGCCGGGCCTTGAGCTGGCCGGCGTCGCCCGCGTGACCGTCGCAGGCGTTCGCGTCCTCGCCATCCACGACTTCACCGACCTCGGCCCGATACCTGATGACGTCGATGTGGTGGTGCGCGGTCACACCCACAGGCCGTCGGTCGCCGAGCACGGCGACGTGCTCGTGGTCAATCCGGGCTCGGCCTCGCAGCGCCGCTCGATGCCGAGTCGCAGCGTCGCGATCCTCGAGCTCGCCGAAGGCGAGCGCCCGAGCGCGCGCATCGTGATGCTCGACGACGTCGCGCCGTCGCGCTAGGCGCGACGGGCGGCGTCCGCAGCCGCCGCCAGCGCGCGCTCGAGCCGGGCGATGGTCGCCGGTTCAGCGTCTGGCAGGTCGATACGGAGTATGCGGCGACCAGCGCCCGCGAGGATCGCCAGGTCGCCGGCGGCTTGCGCGGCGTGCAGGTCGCGCAGCGACCACTCGCGGCCCGGGACGCGCAGGTTGGCGGGGTCGCGCGTGGTCACGAGAACGAACACGGTGTTGTCGGGCCCACCCTTGTGCAGCTGCCCGGTGGAATGCAGGTAGCGCGGCCCGAGTTCCAAGGCCACAGGAACTCCCAGGTCCGAGGTCATGCCTGGTACGGCTCGCGCCAGCAGATCGGGCTGACCCTCATCCTCGGGAAGGTACGCGAGGAGGCACAGGTAGTCGCCACCGCGCAGCTGCGCGAACGCATCGCCGAGCGCGCCGGCGACGGTCACCTCGGTGTTCTCGGCGGGCACGAGCCCCCCGGCGTACGTGATCGCGATACCGTCAGCGGTGACCGTGGTCGGTTTCGGGACATCCAGCTCGCCCGCGAGCACGGCGTTCGTGGCGGCCTTCGCCGCGGCGACGTTGGGCTGCCCGAACGGATTGACCCCGAGCAGGAAGCCCACCAAGGCGACGGCGTACTCCCAGCGCACGAACTCCCCGCCCACGTCGTAGGGATCATCGAGTACCAGCTCGATAACGGGGACGCTCTCGCCCAGCACCGAGGCCTCGCGCGCGAGGGTCTCATCGGAGGCGAACCGCACAACGGCGACCGCGCGGTCCGGTCCATATCCGGCCGCATTGTCGGGCGCCAGCTCCACGATCGGCACCACACCCACGCCTTCCTTGCCGAGAGACTCGGCTACGAGCTGCTCGACCCACAGCCCGAAACTCGATAGCCCCGGTGACGAGATCACGGTCAACTTGTCTCGGCCGGCATCGTGGTTGTCGGCAATGAAGGCCGCAAGCTGTGCGCCTGGGTTGAACGCGACCGGGAGTCCGCACTCAGCCTCCATCGCCTTGGCGCGCGCGGTGAGCTCGGCGGTGTCGAGGCCGAGCAGCGTAGCCGGAACGAGCCCGAACGCCGAGAGTGCGGAGAACCGTCCGCCGATGGTCGGGTCACCGTGAAACACGACGTGAAAGCCTTCAGCGATCGCGAGCGTCTCAAGCGAGGTGCCTGGGTCGGTGATGGCGATGAAGCGCTCGCCTGCATCGGCCTCGCCCAACTCCGCATCCGCATCGGCGCGGAAGATCGAGTAGAGCGACATCGGCTCGACGGTGCCGCCGGACTTGCTGGACACGAGGAACAGGGTCGTCGCCGGATCGAGCTTGTCGAGCGCCGCTGCGACGGTCCGGGGCGCGGTGGTGTCGAGTACGTGCAGGTGACGCGTGGAGTGCTCCGCGAGTGTGTCGCCCAAGACGAGCGTCGCCAGCGAGCTGCCACCCATCCCCAGCACGACGACGTCGGTCAGCGGACCATCGAGTTCGGCGAGCGTGCGCTGATGGTACTCGGGCAGAGGGGTGCAGCACGAGCCGATTCGTGTCCAGCCCATGCTCCCCGCTGCGAGCTCGACGTCGGCTTCAGTGCCGGCGAACAGCGTCGCGTCTGCGCGATGGAGGCGGGCGACGGCATCCGCTGCCGTGAGTCTCGAGAGTGCGTCCATGGAAATCCCCTTCGAATCGCCCGCCTGTGGGTTTCTGATCCCGATGTCATTGTGCCCGACTCGGCCGCCGTGCTGTCGCTCCAAGCCCAGATAGCTGCTAGGCCGACTTCGCCTCCAGCGGCTCAGGTTCCGAGCCCGCGGCCTCCAGCGGCGGTGCGGGCTCGCTCGCTGGGCTCAAGCGCGCCACCAGCAGTCCTCCCGCGACGACCATCGCGCCACCGACCGCAGTCCACGCCGTAAGCGCCTCGCCGAGGAATGCAGCCGCGAACAGAACGGCGGCCACCGGCTCCGCGTAGGTGAGAATCGCAGCGTGATCGGTACGGGTTGCGCGTAGTCCTCCGAGGAAGATGATGCCCGCGAACGCCGTCTGCACCAGCCCGAGCGTAGCAAGCGCCATGTACGAGCCCACGCCGGTGGGGCCTTGGCCGCGAAGGTACAGCGCGACCACGAACGGAAGCAGGATGACACTGGCGACCGTGTACTCGACGACCATGAGCGCCCCGCCGGAGATGCCGCGCAGGATCTTCTTGCTGCGCAGCAGCAGGGTCGCATACGTGAGCGCCGAGCAGAACGCGAGCCCGGCTCCAAGCAGTTCGCGACCGCCGGAGACGCCGATGCCCTGCGGCGCCAGAATGACGAGGATGCCCCCGAGTGAGAATCCGAGCGGCAGAAGGATGCGCACGTCGAAGCGCTCCTTGGTCACGAAGGGTGCGAGCGCAGCGACGAACACAGGACCGGTGTAGCCGAGCAGTTCGGCGGTGGCGACATTGGTCATGTCGAGTGCCGAGAGAAACAGCACCCAGTTCACGCACAGCACGACACCTTGCCCCGCGACCTGCAGCAGCTTGCGCCGCGGCAGGCTCGTGATCTCGGAGAAGCGACCCGTCGACAGCATCCAGATGGCGAGCGCGACGGCCGCGAATGCGACCCGGTAGAACACCTTGATGACGCTTGCGCCGTCGGCGGCGCGCAAGACCAGCGGGATCGTGCCCCAGATGACGCCGGCGATCGCGACGCGAGCCAGGCCGATCCGGTTGGCTCTTCGTGAGGTGTCGGTGGGTGCAGGCATGCGAGGAGTCTAGCGGAAGCTCCGAGCGCCCGCCTCACTCATCGGCGCTGTTTCGACCGCTCCGCGACGCCGCGATCGTGCGCTCCGGGCAACGGGCAGGTGTTGGGGCCGTTTACCAGCTCCGTGCACTCGCGCTCGATCCCGGTGAGAGTTCCGTTGAAGACGAAGTGGTGGAAGGGCAGCACCGCGTACCAGTACAACCGGCCGAGCAGTCCCTTCGCGTGAAATGTCGCGGTCTGTCGCACGAGCGTGCCATCCTCGCCGCCCACGAGCTCGTACTGCAGCCAGCCGTCGCCTGGCATGACCATCTCGGCGTGCAGCCTCAGCAGTGTGGGCGAATCGACCTTCTCCACGCGCCACCACTCGAGCACGTCGCCTTCGATCAGCGCGTACTGATCACGTCGGCCTCGCCTGTGCCCGGGCCCGCCGAGCAGGATGTCGAACCAGCCGCGGATGTCCCACAGCGTGTCGAAGGCGTACCAGCCGTTCTCGCCACCGATGCATGCGATCGGGTCGAACGCTGCCTCCGGGGGGCATGCGACAAGCAGGGTTCGGGAGTCGACGTAGCGCCCCTCGCACTCGAAGTTGGCGGCCGAGCCCGGCGGCAACACGGGCAGCTCTTCGTTCCACCGGATCGCCGCGAAGGCGGTCTCCTCGGCGGTGAACGCCCGGTCGTAGGCCTCGGCGACTCCGATGGGCAGGATGTCGGGGAAGTCGCGCCGAGCCGCATCGTTCGTGACGACGGTTGGGTGCCGTAGCGACTCGGCGAGCTGTCGGCCGACCGTCGCTTGCTTGGGAGTGAACAGGTACAGCCACCATCCGGACAGCCCGGGAGACAGTACCGGCACCGGGATGATCAAGCGCTTCAACCCGCGATGCGCGCCGAACATCTTCAGCAGGTCGGAGTAGGTCACGATATCGGAGCCGCCCACCTCGTAGATGCGGTGGGGTGTGCTGGCATCGTCGGGCAGTGCAACCGCCGCCACGAGGTAGCGGACGACGTCATCTATCGCAATCGGCTGGCAGGGCATCCGCACCCAGCGCGGGGTCGTCATCGCCGGCAGCTTCTCGACGAGGTTGCGGATCATCTCAAACGATGTCGACCCATGCCCGATGACGATCGATGCCCGGAACTCGACCACAGGTATCCCCGTCGAGGCCAGGACGCGCCCGACTTCGTGTCGGCTCGAAAGGTGCTCGGAGAGGTCGCCCGCCTCGCCGCCCAGCCCGCCGAAGAACACGATTCGCCGCACACCAGCGTCGCGTGCAGCCCCGGCGAAGATCGCTGCAGCGTCACGGTCCCGTTGTGCGTAGTCGTTCCCACCCCCGAGTGTGTGCACCAGGTAGAAGGCTGTGCGGATCCCCTCGAGTGAGGAGCGAACCGCTGCCGGGTCGAAGGCATCGGCGGCCACGGCATCCGTGTTCGCCGACACGATTCGCCGCAGCTTGACCGTTGATCGCGCCGAGGCACGCACTCGATAGCCCGCGGCCTCAAGCGGTGCGACGATACTGCGCCCTATGTAGCCGGCCGCGGCCGTGACGAGTACTTCGGCCGCAGGCGTTGTCGGTGCATCAGTCACGAACGCTCGTTTCGTTGTGGGGTCCACTGGTGAATCTACCCGAGTCTTGGGATGCGCAACGAGCCGCCCAGCGGGCGGCTCGCGTACGTCAGATTGGAGCCATGGGCGGTTGCTAGCAGATGCGCGGCAGTTGCTCGCCCACGAGCATGTCCATGATGCGCGTCGAGCCGAAGCTCGTCTTCACGTACACCTTGCCCGCGCCCTCTTCGATGTCGCCGATGATCGCGGCATCCTCGCCGTACGGCGACGCCTTCATCGCGGCAAGCGCGGCTTCGGCCTGCTCGGCGGGAACGATCGCGACCATCTTGCCCTCGTTGGCGACCTGGAAGACGTCGTAGCCAAGCATCTCGGAGGCGCCACGCACCTGCGGCTTGACCGGCACGGCGTCCTCGACAACGGTGATCTGCACACCCGAGGCGGTCGCCATTTCGTTCAGGGTCGACGAGAGGCCGCCACGCGTCGGATCGCGGAAGCAGCGTGTATCCGGTGCGGCAGCAAGCACGTTGCCGATGAGCGCGTTGAGCGGGGCTGCGTCGGTCTCGATGGAGGTCTCGAACGACAGGCCCTCGCGCGTCGAGATGATCGCGATACCGTGGTCGCCCAGGGTGCCCGAGACGAGCACCTTGTCGCCGGGCTTGCAGTAGCTACCCGAGAGGTCGAGGCCTTCCGGTAGTGAGCCCACACCGGCGGTGTTGATGAAGATACCGTCGCCGTGGCCCTTCTCGACGACTTTGGTGTCGCCCGTGACGATATGCACGCCGGCTTCGCGGGCGGCGTCGCGCATCGAGAGTAGCACGCGGCGAAGGTCCTCGACGAGGAAGCCCTCTTCGAGCACGAAGCCGACGCTGATGTAGAGCGGCGTGGCGCCCGAGGTGGCGACGTCGTTGACGGTCCCGCAGATCGCGAGGCGTCCGATGTCTCCGCCCGGGAAGAAGATCGGGTGCACGACGTAGGTGTCGGTCGAGAACGCGAGCCGGCCGGCAGGGAAGTCGAGCGATGCGGCGTCGTCGAGTCGCTTGAGGGCGTCGTCGTCGAAGTCGGGGACGATGCACTCCTCGATCAGTTCGCGCATCATCGTTCCGCCCG
The sequence above is a segment of the Coriobacteriia bacterium genome. Coding sequences within it:
- a CDS encoding response regulator transcription factor; amino-acid sequence: MLKALVVDDEAPARSELRYLLGEGGGVEVVGEASNTIEALQLIKAIPYDVIFLDIDMPGLSGVQLAEVLAGLARPPAIIFVTAHSEHAVKAFEVNATDYLVKPVELDRLKSAVSRLSPAAEAAPTRVERIPVEKAGKKLLVSVDDILYVMAKDDYSYLYTAADRYLSTISLAQLEAKLETSGFFRIHRRYLVNLARVKEVVPMYGGTLLLTLTDEAATQIPVSRRRVPALKKALGL
- the hypE gene encoding hydrogenase expression/formation protein HypE, producing MRSDRILLAHGSGGTMMRELIEECIVPDFDDDALKRLDDAASLDFPAGRLAFSTDTYVVHPIFFPGGDIGRLAICGTVNDVATSGATPLYISVGFVLEEGFLVEDLRRVLLSMRDAAREAGVHIVTGDTKVVEKGHGDGIFINTAGVGSLPEGLDLSGSYCKPGDKVLVSGTLGDHGIAIISTREGLSFETSIETDAAPLNALIGNVLAAAPDTRCFRDPTRGGLSSTLNEMATASGVQITVVEDAVPVKPQVRGASEMLGYDVFQVANEGKMVAIVPAEQAEAALAAMKASPYGEDAAIIGDIEEGAGKVYVKTSFGSTRIMDMLVGEQLPRIC
- a CDS encoding metallophosphoesterase family protein — translated: MAASGGSTDGVVRVGLVSDTHGVLDPRVNTVFARECPLAAIVHAGDIGSDPDLYWELEAIAPVTAVLGNCDWDLPGLELAGVARVTVAGVRVLAIHDFTDLGPIPDDVDVVVRGHTHRPSVAEHGDVLVVNPGSASQRRSMPSRSVAILELAEGERPSARIVMLDDVAPSR
- a CDS encoding DMT family transporter, whose amino-acid sequence is MPAPTDTSRRANRIGLARVAIAGVIWGTIPLVLRAADGASVIKVFYRVAFAAVALAIWMLSTGRFSEITSLPRRKLLQVAGQGVVLCVNWVLFLSALDMTNVATAELLGYTGPVFVAALAPFVTKERFDVRILLPLGFSLGGILVILAPQGIGVSGGRELLGAGLAFCSALTYATLLLRSKKILRGISGGALMVVEYTVASVILLPFVVALYLRGQGPTGVGSYMALATLGLVQTAFAGIIFLGGLRATRTDHAAILTYAEPVAAVLFAAAFLGEALTAWTAVGGAMVVAGGLLVARLSPASEPAPPLEAAGSEPEPLEAKSA
- a CDS encoding histidine kinase; the encoded protein is MNNRVTILDIVLIFALAMLSVITISSLAADHVSSWVQIAGLGGIIAVALSLVVARFMTRPDHVRALQSHMILEVANSAISYLREGLNPESAQAVCRIVLEKTEAAAVAITDADDILGFAGVGEDHHEAGGPIITRATRESIENNEPRILATKEEIGCPRKDCRLNAAIVVPLEMRGHPVGTLKFYYTTPRLLNETQIAMAEGLAQVLSTQLELAELEHQTELATRMELKALQAQINPHFLFNTINTIAALIRTDPMRARELLREFASFYRRTLEHGDDLIPLELELEQTHRYLTFEIARFGDRVVVEERIDPEVRTTLVPAFIVQPLVENAIAHGMRPSAPLTVSLTSSTCADGSVCISVRDDGVGIPASRVAHVLEAGSTTGLGIALKNVDDRLKGHFGPGSGVSVESTEGVGTTVTLVLAGVSAYG
- a CDS encoding SDR family oxidoreductase; translation: MTDAPTTPAAEVLVTAAAGYIGRSIVAPLEAAGYRVRASARSTVKLRRIVSANTDAVAADAFDPAAVRSSLEGIRTAFYLVHTLGGGNDYAQRDRDAAAIFAGAARDAGVRRIVFFGGLGGEAGDLSEHLSSRHEVGRVLASTGIPVVEFRASIVIGHGSTSFEMIRNLVEKLPAMTTPRWVRMPCQPIAIDDVVRYLVAAVALPDDASTPHRIYEVGGSDIVTYSDLLKMFGAHRGLKRLIIPVPVLSPGLSGWWLYLFTPKQATVGRQLAESLRHPTVVTNDAARRDFPDILPIGVAEAYDRAFTAEETAFAAIRWNEELPVLPPGSAANFECEGRYVDSRTLLVACPPEAAFDPIACIGGENGWYAFDTLWDIRGWFDILLGGPGHRRGRRDQYALIEGDVLEWWRVEKVDSPTLLRLHAEMVMPGDGWLQYELVGGEDGTLVRQTATFHAKGLLGRLYWYAVLPFHHFVFNGTLTGIERECTELVNGPNTCPLPGAHDRGVAERSKQRR
- a CDS encoding GNAT family N-acetyltransferase; translated protein: MRSHPRQADAAEAAALWPAVRADRVFESAEHFAAYRTAAPWRVRVAGRGEAAVLGVWREHLDVLALRGLWCSPPHVAAFLADAREVARTLGLARVLSPLLPVDLLGPYRREGMTVCQRVTAIQGRLGAIAQVPCPPGVVLRAGVSGDVAAIEALDARCFDDFWRYGNRELDELLSTERLVVAEQGNVGVIGYTLATASRGAATLGRLAVAPEARRRGVAGALVNDVACWADAVGAETLTLCTQEENAASRAFYAAMGLSEVRDVYGLAIGDVGRDGR